In one Nitrososphaera viennensis EN76 genomic region, the following are encoded:
- a CDS encoding CbtA family protein has translation MQAQKAFSLAIIAGIIGGALMAAINFTIVQARQSEIADFYADEFVAPGIIDEGEFDQKLQELQLQNVALPVATGVAGGALVAAVYLRAGAGAFKVALAVAGAAWLALYVMPAIKYPANPDTVFNPEGDGGYSMLYTGYAAASGLAALGSAIAFSRTGRKNWYFGAAGLYVGIIAALYVAFPAFSGLEFVPQQLLAGWRSSMAAGTTALWFALGIIAGALLEREEKKKIAGRGI, from the coding sequence ATGCAGGCGCAAAAGGCGTTTTCCCTTGCCATCATCGCAGGGATTATTGGCGGCGCGCTCATGGCGGCGATCAATTTTACCATAGTGCAGGCCCGGCAGAGCGAGATCGCGGATTTCTATGCCGACGAGTTTGTCGCGCCGGGCATAATTGACGAGGGCGAATTTGACCAAAAGCTGCAAGAGCTGCAGCTGCAGAACGTCGCGCTGCCGGTTGCAACAGGCGTGGCGGGAGGCGCGCTTGTCGCCGCGGTGTACCTGAGGGCTGGCGCCGGCGCCTTCAAGGTGGCCCTTGCGGTTGCCGGCGCGGCGTGGCTTGCGCTCTATGTCATGCCGGCAATAAAGTACCCGGCAAACCCGGACACTGTCTTTAACCCGGAAGGCGACGGCGGGTATTCCATGCTCTACACAGGCTACGCCGCCGCGTCCGGGCTTGCCGCCCTTGGCTCGGCAATAGCGTTTTCAAGGACTGGCAGAAAGAACTGGTACTTTGGGGCCGCTGGCCTGTACGTCGGCATAATAGCCGCGCTCTATGTCGCATTCCCGGCCTTTTCCGGCCTGGAATTTGTGCCCCAGCAGTTGCTTGCAGGGTGGCGCTCTTCGATGGCCGCAGGCACGACCGCGCTGTGGTTTGCGCTTGGAATAATCGCAGGCGCCCTGCTGGAGCGCGAAGAAAAGAAGAAAATTGCCGGGAGAGGGATTTGA
- a CDS encoding RNA-guided pseudouridylation complex pseudouridine synthase subunit Cbf5 translates to MMFPQLENLVNVDEDVTDERYGHYPDRRPISELLYYGLILADKPAGPTSHEVVAWVKRILEIEKAGHSGTLDPGATGLLPIGLGEGTKALGVLLLGPKEYYALARLHAHAPADKIRRVMQEFTGEIYQRPPQRSSVKRVTRVRTVYAFDYIEDYDRLILMRVLCQAGTYIRKIIYDIGEVLSPGATMVELRRTQVSNLYEKDGLVRLHDLADAYQRYKETGDEEKLRRLIRPIEHCLEGIRGITVRDTAVDALCHGAPLAVPGVIAVPKDLRAGELVGVYTLKGEIVGLAEAAMTKEQIEESARGVAFVMKRLIMRPDTYPKAWRSRGEHAAAPDVAVRPEVDLGKLESDDV, encoded by the coding sequence ATTATGTTCCCTCAACTAGAAAACCTCGTCAACGTGGACGAGGACGTGACAGACGAGCGCTACGGCCACTACCCCGACAGGAGGCCGATAAGCGAGCTATTGTATTATGGCCTGATACTGGCGGACAAGCCCGCGGGCCCGACCAGCCACGAGGTCGTGGCGTGGGTAAAGAGGATACTGGAGATAGAAAAGGCCGGCCACTCGGGGACGCTTGACCCTGGAGCGACCGGGCTTTTGCCGATCGGCCTTGGCGAAGGGACAAAAGCCCTTGGCGTGCTCTTGCTCGGGCCAAAGGAATACTACGCCCTTGCGCGCCTGCACGCGCACGCGCCGGCAGACAAGATAAGGCGGGTAATGCAAGAATTCACGGGCGAGATATACCAGCGGCCGCCGCAGCGCTCTTCTGTAAAGAGGGTCACCCGCGTCCGCACCGTGTACGCGTTTGACTACATCGAGGATTACGACCGGCTGATACTGATGCGCGTGCTCTGCCAGGCCGGCACGTACATCCGCAAGATAATCTATGACATTGGCGAGGTCCTGTCGCCGGGCGCAACGATGGTGGAGCTGCGCCGCACGCAGGTGAGCAACCTGTATGAAAAGGACGGCCTCGTGCGCCTGCACGACCTTGCTGACGCGTACCAGCGCTACAAGGAAACCGGCGACGAGGAAAAGCTGCGCCGGCTCATCCGGCCGATAGAGCACTGCCTTGAAGGAATCCGCGGCATAACCGTGCGCGATACGGCGGTGGACGCGCTGTGCCACGGCGCTCCTCTTGCCGTGCCCGGGGTAATCGCGGTGCCAAAGGACCTGCGCGCAGGCGAGCTTGTCGGTGTCTACACTCTCAAGGGCGAGATAGTCGGCCTTGCAGAGGCTGCAATGACAAAAGAGCAGATAGAGGAAAGCGCAAGGGGAGTCGCGTTTGTCATGAAGCGCCTGATAATGAGGCCGGACACCTACCCCAAGGCGTGGCGCTCAAGGGGCGAGCACGCCGCAGCCCCGGATGTAGCCGTACGCCCGGAAGTGGACCTGGGCAAGCTGGAAAGCGACGATGTCTAG
- a CDS encoding cytidylate kinase-like family protein, translating into MATTAKKPSIVISGWPAVGKTTIAGELAKEFGLTMYNGGDILKMLAREKGYSTDTAKSDWWDTPEAKMFMQERKRDPTFDKRVDKKLEEILKTESAVITSYTLPWLVNDGRIIKFWLKGSAHSRAKRMANRDGIAVAEAEKIVNLRDNENIKIYKNLYGFTFGEDLSVFDYALNTDLLSLDALIEVAKLIVRRQVGR; encoded by the coding sequence ATGGCCACGACAGCAAAAAAACCGAGCATAGTGATCTCCGGCTGGCCGGCAGTGGGCAAGACCACGATTGCCGGCGAGCTTGCCAAGGAATTCGGGCTGACTATGTACAACGGCGGCGACATACTGAAGATGCTTGCCCGGGAAAAAGGATACTCTACAGACACTGCAAAGAGCGACTGGTGGGACACGCCTGAAGCCAAGATGTTCATGCAAGAGCGCAAGCGCGACCCGACCTTTGACAAGCGCGTCGACAAAAAGCTGGAAGAGATACTGAAAACGGAAAGCGCCGTGATAACAAGCTACACCCTGCCGTGGCTCGTCAATGACGGCAGGATAATAAAGTTCTGGCTCAAGGGCTCGGCGCACAGCCGCGCAAAGCGCATGGCAAACCGCGACGGGATAGCGGTGGCCGAGGCGGAGAAGATAGTGAACCTTCGCGACAACGAAAACATCAAGATATACAAGAACCTCTATGGCTTTACGTTTGGGGAGGACCTTTCGGTGTTCGACTATGCGCTCAACACCGACCTCTTGAGCCTGGACGCGCTGATTGAAGTCGCCAAGCTCATAGTAAGGCGCCAGGTGGGCCGGTGA
- a CDS encoding EMC3/TMCO1 family protein, which produces MMTMITMLDFGSLILQLFSPQYTRHPIFPDFLTATIVAMVISVAMSFAFAMLRRKTTDIERVNRIMKETNDWRKAYTAAVKKGNKAEIEELKKKQAYVNKMALEVQQQQMRPMLIYMLPSFLIWIFVFPSIFGQVVALSPIHIPWIMCSDQDVQNHQQLDDQGNPKGACQVPGEVYLWGWFLLTSFAFSGIVGKVTKTSMPSI; this is translated from the coding sequence ATGATGACGATGATAACTATGTTGGACTTTGGCAGCCTGATACTGCAGCTGTTCTCGCCGCAGTACACGAGGCACCCGATATTCCCTGACTTTCTCACCGCGACGATTGTCGCGATGGTGATATCTGTCGCCATGAGCTTTGCGTTTGCCATGCTGCGCCGGAAAACGACCGACATCGAGCGCGTCAACAGGATAATGAAGGAGACAAACGACTGGCGCAAGGCCTATACCGCCGCCGTGAAAAAAGGCAACAAGGCCGAGATTGAAGAGCTGAAGAAAAAGCAGGCCTACGTCAACAAGATGGCCCTTGAAGTGCAACAGCAGCAGATGCGCCCCATGCTCATCTACATGCTCCCGTCGTTTCTGATATGGATATTCGTCTTTCCGTCGATATTCGGCCAGGTAGTGGCCCTGTCGCCGATACACATTCCCTGGATAATGTGCAGCGACCAGGACGTCCAGAACCACCAGCAGCTGGACGACCAGGGCAACCCCAAGGGGGCGTGCCAGGTGCCCGGCGAGGTCTACCTGTGGGGATGGTTCCTGCTCACGTCGTTTGCCTTTTCCGGCATTGTGGGCAAGGTCACCAAGACAAGCATGCCGAGCATCTGA
- a CDS encoding adenylate kinase: MAGNNKRAIIVGIPGVGKTTVITRAAELLSQSPQKRKATVVTYGTLMFEEAQKIGVKNRDEMRRLPVEQQKKLQETAARRIAEMQDDVVIVDTHLFISTREGYYPGLPMRLITIMNPTNLIMVAADPHEIAERRKNDPTRQRDEASPEAIKNDLDFSKMMLASCSILTGAPFAIVINGDGEVDDAAAGVADILAGGGEPLK; the protein is encoded by the coding sequence TTGGCAGGAAATAACAAGCGCGCTATTATAGTCGGCATCCCCGGCGTGGGCAAGACTACGGTCATCACCCGCGCGGCGGAGCTGCTGTCGCAGTCGCCACAAAAGCGCAAGGCAACCGTCGTCACCTACGGGACGCTGATGTTTGAGGAGGCGCAAAAAATAGGCGTGAAAAACCGTGACGAGATGCGCCGGCTCCCTGTCGAGCAGCAGAAAAAGCTGCAAGAGACCGCGGCGCGCCGCATCGCCGAGATGCAGGACGACGTGGTGATCGTCGACACGCACCTGTTCATAAGCACGCGCGAAGGCTATTACCCCGGCCTTCCCATGAGACTCATTACCATCATGAACCCGACAAACCTGATAATGGTGGCAGCAGACCCGCATGAAATTGCCGAGCGCAGGAAGAACGACCCGACCCGCCAGCGCGACGAGGCCTCGCCCGAAGCCATTAAAAACGACCTTGACTTTTCCAAGATGATGCTGGCATCATGCTCTATCCTGACCGGCGCGCCGTTTGCAATCGTGATAAACGGCGACGGCGAAGTTGACGACGCGGCCGCAGGCGTGGCCGACATCCTTGCAGGAGGGGGAGAACCGCTGAAATGA
- the secY gene encoding preprotein translocase subunit SecY, which produces MSSTTQNENILRRVIRSASAYVPQVPKPKKKITLTEKFAWTGIALLLYLVMGQIPLYGVTSDPKFDFLAFARVIFAAQQGTLMELGIGPIVTAGLLMQLLKGSDLIRLDFKNPDDRSLFTSATKIVTIIVIVAEGALYGVSVYGPLVAGPHIIGVVVAQLIGASVLVMLLDELVQKGWGVGSGLSLFIMAGIAQTILWSVFSPFPAQDGPTGILPFTIQSTIDGHGQDAFFRQGQLPSLFALGLTVGVILVLVYIEGIHVDIPIVSTKYRGFTAVYPIKLLYTSVIPVILSSALIANAVFMGQMMWANYNPNNANPAFNWIAQFDPSSQQTPTGGILYYITSPRSLDHVAADPVRAIIYVIFFTAIVTVFSRLWVELGGLSARTAAKNLLDADVQVPGFRRSENSVESLLNRYIPSLTIISGVIIGLLASLSDILNVFGSGTGILLMVNIMVSYYQTLVKEQVDTYMPKLAALLGRK; this is translated from the coding sequence ATGAGCAGCACGACTCAGAATGAGAATATCCTTCGCCGCGTTATAAGGTCGGCGTCGGCATATGTCCCGCAGGTCCCAAAGCCCAAGAAAAAGATCACGCTGACTGAAAAGTTTGCCTGGACGGGCATTGCACTACTCCTCTATCTCGTCATGGGGCAGATCCCGCTCTACGGAGTGACAAGCGACCCCAAGTTCGACTTCCTTGCGTTTGCAAGGGTGATTTTTGCGGCGCAGCAGGGAACGCTGATGGAGCTCGGCATCGGGCCCATAGTCACGGCAGGGCTCTTGATGCAGCTGCTCAAGGGCTCGGACCTCATCCGCCTTGACTTCAAGAACCCGGACGACAGGTCGCTCTTTACGTCGGCGACCAAGATAGTGACTATAATAGTAATCGTGGCAGAGGGCGCGCTGTACGGCGTCAGCGTCTACGGCCCGCTCGTCGCAGGCCCGCATATAATCGGGGTCGTAGTCGCGCAGCTCATCGGCGCCTCTGTACTGGTCATGCTGCTTGACGAGCTCGTGCAAAAAGGCTGGGGCGTAGGTTCTGGCCTCTCGCTGTTCATCATGGCCGGCATCGCCCAGACGATTCTGTGGAGCGTGTTCAGCCCATTCCCCGCGCAGGACGGGCCCACGGGCATACTGCCGTTTACGATACAATCCACGATCGACGGCCACGGGCAGGACGCCTTCTTCCGCCAGGGCCAGCTCCCAAGCCTGTTCGCCCTCGGGCTCACAGTCGGAGTCATACTCGTGCTCGTGTATATCGAGGGGATACACGTCGACATACCCATAGTCTCTACAAAGTACAGGGGCTTTACGGCAGTCTATCCGATCAAGCTGCTGTACACGTCGGTCATTCCCGTCATCCTGTCGTCAGCGCTCATCGCAAATGCGGTGTTCATGGGGCAGATGATGTGGGCCAACTACAACCCTAACAACGCAAACCCTGCGTTCAACTGGATAGCGCAGTTTGACCCAAGCTCCCAACAGACGCCAACGGGCGGCATATTGTACTATATCACGTCTCCAAGGAGCCTTGACCACGTGGCCGCGGACCCTGTGCGGGCGATAATATACGTCATATTCTTTACAGCCATCGTGACCGTCTTTTCCAGGCTCTGGGTGGAGCTGGGCGGGCTTTCGGCCAGGACGGCCGCAAAGAACCTGCTTGACGCCGACGTGCAGGTGCCCGGCTTCAGGCGCTCCGAGAACTCGGTCGAGTCGCTGCTAAACAGGTACATACCGTCGCTTACGATAATCAGCGGCGTCATCATCGGCCTCCTTGCGTCGCTATCTGATATCCTGAACGTCTTTGGCTCCGGCACAGGCATACTCCTGATGGTGAACATCATGGTCAGCTACTACCAGACGCTGGTCAAAGAGCAGGTCGACACATACATGCCCAAACTGGCGGCTCTCCTTGGCAGGAAATAA
- a CDS encoding uL15 family ribosomal protein, with protein MATRFRKSRRQRGSRYCGWGQIGQHRQAGSRGGIGGAGKHKHFFIRTVIEEPNHFGHDAFNSFNRNVVNTWLNVRDLDAVFAKHGKADEKGKVVLDLTALGYDKLLGGGKISGAYTIKVAKVSEGARAKITAAGGEVIADEQHDSE; from the coding sequence ATGGCTACTAGATTCCGAAAAAGCAGAAGGCAGCGTGGAAGCAGGTACTGCGGCTGGGGACAGATTGGCCAGCACAGGCAGGCAGGAAGCCGTGGAGGCATTGGCGGCGCTGGCAAGCACAAGCACTTCTTTATAAGGACAGTAATCGAAGAACCAAACCACTTTGGTCACGACGCGTTCAACTCTTTTAACCGCAACGTCGTGAACACGTGGCTCAACGTCCGCGACCTCGACGCGGTCTTTGCCAAGCACGGCAAGGCCGACGAAAAGGGAAAGGTCGTCCTCGACCTGACCGCGCTTGGCTATGACAAGCTGCTGGGCGGAGGCAAGATCAGCGGCGCTTACACTATCAAGGTTGCAAAAGTGTCAGAGGGAGCCAGAGCCAAGATCACGGCAGCAGGTGGCGAGGTTATAGCCGATGAGCAGCACGACTCAGAATGA
- a CDS encoding 50S ribosomal protein L30, with product MMIIMAYLVVRIKGTVNIPTWARTTLDNLNLDRRFRATLVPESDESLGMLRKVKEVVAWTKADAATVKELLEKRGRKAGYKPITKADLPKEYKSIDELAAAIADNKIAMSKVEGIKPWFALSPPKGGFKRKTKQQYSQAGVLGDDEELAEIVKRML from the coding sequence ATGATGATAATCATGGCATATCTCGTTGTTAGAATCAAGGGCACGGTAAACATACCGACGTGGGCAAGGACCACGCTTGACAACCTCAACCTAGACAGGCGTTTTCGCGCGACCCTGGTCCCCGAGTCGGACGAGTCGCTTGGCATGCTCCGCAAGGTCAAGGAAGTAGTCGCCTGGACCAAGGCCGACGCGGCCACGGTAAAGGAGCTTCTTGAGAAGAGGGGCAGGAAGGCCGGCTACAAGCCGATAACCAAGGCGGACCTGCCAAAGGAATACAAGAGCATCGACGAGCTTGCGGCGGCAATTGCAGACAACAAAATCGCAATGTCCAAGGTGGAGGGCATCAAGCCGTGGTTTGCACTTTCGCCGCCAAAGGGTGGATTCAAGAGAAAGACAAAGCAGCAGTACTCGCAGGCAGGCGTGCTTGGCGACGACGAGGAGCTTGCCGAGATCGTAAAGAGGATGCTCTAG
- a CDS encoding 30S ribosomal protein S5 yields the protein MFSSQQQQAEWKPRTTLGRDVLAGKITSMDQIYENGLRIQESEIVKHLLPDIKSQVVHVGIVQKQTDAGEMTRFNALVAVGNEAGWFGIGKGKASQMRLAIDKATNAAYLNVIPVKLGCGSWECKCTQLHSVPFKVRGKGGSVTLEIIPGPRGLGLVAGENIKNLLKLAGLKDSWTKTFGSTNTMSSTTKAVFNALRSTYSVG from the coding sequence ATGTTTTCATCCCAACAGCAGCAGGCAGAATGGAAGCCACGCACCACGCTAGGGCGTGATGTGCTGGCAGGCAAGATAACCTCGATGGACCAGATATACGAGAATGGCCTTCGCATCCAGGAATCCGAGATAGTCAAGCACCTGTTGCCTGACATCAAGAGCCAGGTTGTGCACGTCGGCATCGTGCAAAAGCAGACGGACGCTGGCGAGATGACCCGCTTCAACGCCCTCGTGGCGGTAGGAAACGAGGCAGGCTGGTTCGGCATCGGCAAGGGCAAGGCCTCGCAGATGCGTCTTGCAATAGACAAGGCTACTAATGCAGCGTACCTCAACGTCATCCCGGTAAAGCTCGGGTGCGGAAGCTGGGAGTGCAAGTGCACGCAGCTCCACTCTGTGCCGTTCAAGGTGAGGGGCAAGGGCGGAAGCGTCACACTCGAAATCATCCCCGGTCCAAGAGGGCTTGGCCTGGTGGCAGGCGAGAACATCAAGAACCTGCTAAAGCTTGCAGGCCTGAAAGACTCGTGGACCAAGACGTTTGGCTCTACAAACACAATGTCCTCGACGACGAAGGCAGTCTTTAACGCGCTGAGAAGCACGTACAGCGTAGGTTGA
- a CDS encoding 50S ribosomal protein L18 has product MTYVRTLKRIRLDKTNYRKRAAVIVGRHSFATVKVTDQNVAAQILKPTPTGDLVIASAHSHELVTKHGWKGSTNSLPACYLTGLLLGKKALENGTNKAVLYIGKDHFTTRVATCAKGIADSGVNIPISEESLPDAERISGQHIADYASSLKANEEEYKSRFSALLKNGLKPEDYPAHFEEVRFKISGKAAEAPKPKKEKKEAAAPAMEEKSSKDKKASSQKKEEKPKKSEKAGKKKE; this is encoded by the coding sequence TTGACTTATGTCCGTACTCTCAAGAGAATCCGTCTTGACAAGACTAATTATCGCAAGAGGGCCGCCGTCATTGTCGGCAGGCACTCGTTTGCCACTGTCAAAGTTACCGACCAGAACGTGGCCGCCCAGATCCTAAAGCCGACCCCGACAGGCGATCTGGTCATCGCGTCAGCGCACAGCCACGAGCTGGTTACCAAGCATGGCTGGAAGGGCTCTACAAACAGCCTGCCGGCGTGCTACCTGACGGGCCTGCTCCTCGGCAAGAAGGCGCTTGAGAATGGCACGAACAAGGCAGTCCTCTACATCGGCAAGGACCACTTCACCACTCGTGTGGCGACCTGCGCAAAGGGCATTGCCGACTCGGGCGTCAACATCCCGATATCGGAAGAGTCGCTCCCGGACGCCGAGAGGATCTCCGGCCAGCACATCGCCGACTACGCGTCAAGCCTCAAGGCAAACGAGGAAGAATACAAATCACGATTTTCAGCGCTTTTGAAGAACGGGCTAAAGCCGGAAGACTACCCCGCGCACTTTGAGGAGGTCAGGTTCAAGATCTCCGGCAAGGCTGCGGAAGCACCCAAACCAAAGAAGGAAAAGAAGGAGGCAGCGGCGCCGGCAATGGAAGAAAAATCTTCAAAGGACAAGAAGGCTTCTTCTCAAAAGAAGGAAGAAAAACCCAAGAAATCAGAAAAGGCAGGTAAGAAGAAAGAATGA
- the larB gene encoding nickel pincer cofactor biosynthesis protein LarB produces the protein MDLRTILEKFAKGAITAEEAQKEISIHAIEHVDNIAKLDVGREMRKGLPEIVFAERKEYADTLRIAQAAVKRNGRVVVSRVKKKDLAKLVSALKKKGLSVEVGRNSTTIIVANTKSQKQQKEKALGRVGIMAAGTSDIGVAEEARLVAEAMGCDTITSYDIGIAGMHRVFPSLKEMLAKKVGAIVVVAGMEGALASVVASMVDVPVVGVPTSVGYGFGADGIAALASMLQSCTLGLAVVNIDNGVGAGAFAASVAKSATRQTR, from the coding sequence TTGGATCTGCGCACCATCCTTGAGAAATTCGCCAAGGGAGCGATAACCGCGGAGGAGGCGCAGAAAGAGATCTCTATCCATGCAATAGAGCACGTCGACAACATTGCCAAGCTGGACGTAGGCCGGGAGATGAGAAAGGGCCTGCCCGAGATAGTCTTTGCAGAGAGAAAGGAGTACGCCGACACGCTCCGGATCGCGCAGGCAGCAGTCAAGCGCAACGGCCGGGTGGTGGTGAGCAGGGTGAAAAAGAAGGATCTGGCAAAACTCGTCTCTGCACTAAAGAAAAAGGGCCTTTCAGTAGAGGTGGGCAGGAACAGCACCACGATCATTGTTGCAAATACCAAGTCGCAAAAACAACAAAAGGAGAAGGCGCTCGGCAGGGTGGGGATAATGGCCGCCGGCACTTCTGACATTGGCGTAGCAGAAGAGGCGCGGCTGGTGGCAGAGGCGATGGGCTGCGACACCATCACAAGCTATGACATCGGGATAGCCGGCATGCACAGGGTGTTTCCATCTCTCAAGGAGATGCTCGCAAAAAAGGTGGGTGCAATAGTGGTGGTGGCAGGCATGGAAGGGGCGCTTGCGTCGGTGGTCGCGTCGATGGTTGACGTCCCGGTGGTGGGCGTCCCGACGTCGGTGGGCTATGGCTTTGGCGCGGACGGCATCGCAGCGCTTGCGTCGATGCTGCAGAGCTGCACGCTTGGCCTTGCGGTGGTCAACATCGACAACGGAGTGGGCGCCGGCGCGTTTGCAGCGTCTGTTGCCAAGTCTGCGACGAGGCAGACCCGTTAA
- a CDS encoding malate dehydrogenase → MTITVIGSGKVGASAALNCGLRELDDILLLDIVQGLPQGEAMDINHQLSERGSDSVARGSNNYEDMRGSDYVVLVAGVGRKPGMTRMDLLKINAGIVKDVASKIATYAKDATVIVVTNPLDPMTYLALKTIGAQKSKVMGMGGMLDLSRFKSYIQEATGVSRDSIQAMVISEHGENMLPLTRFSSLGGIPLHDFITKEQATDIFEKTKKVAAEVIALKGATVYAPGNAVATMIESMAKDKKMVIPVSAYLDGQYGVSDLCIGVPAVIGAGGVEKIVELKLDSFEQGVFDKGVASVREAIKALPL, encoded by the coding sequence ATGACAATAACCGTAATCGGATCAGGCAAAGTGGGCGCCTCGGCCGCACTGAACTGCGGCCTGAGAGAGCTTGACGACATTCTTCTTCTGGATATAGTGCAGGGCCTTCCGCAGGGCGAGGCAATGGACATCAACCACCAGCTGTCGGAGCGGGGCTCTGACTCTGTCGCCCGGGGCTCTAACAACTACGAGGACATGCGCGGCTCTGACTATGTCGTGCTTGTCGCCGGCGTCGGCAGAAAGCCGGGCATGACCCGCATGGACTTGCTAAAGATAAACGCCGGCATTGTAAAAGACGTCGCGTCGAAAATAGCGACGTACGCCAAGGACGCGACTGTCATTGTCGTTACCAACCCGCTTGACCCGATGACCTACCTTGCGCTCAAGACCATCGGCGCGCAAAAGAGCAAGGTGATGGGCATGGGGGGCATGCTCGACCTGTCGAGGTTCAAGAGCTACATACAGGAGGCAACGGGCGTCTCTCGCGACTCGATACAGGCGATGGTCATATCAGAGCACGGCGAGAACATGCTCCCGCTCACCCGATTTTCCTCGCTGGGCGGAATCCCGCTGCACGACTTTATCACAAAAGAGCAGGCGACAGACATTTTTGAAAAGACGAAAAAAGTTGCCGCAGAGGTAATCGCGCTAAAGGGCGCGACAGTGTACGCGCCGGGCAACGCGGTCGCCACCATGATCGAGTCGATGGCAAAGGACAAGAAAATGGTGATACCAGTGTCCGCGTACCTTGACGGCCAGTACGGAGTCTCTGACCTGTGCATCGGCGTGCCGGCAGTCATTGGCGCAGGCGGCGTGGAGAAGATAGTCGAGCTCAAGCTTGACAGCTTTGAGCAGGGCGTCTTTGACAAGGGCGTGGCAAGCGTCAGGGAAGCGATAAAGGCGCTCCCGCTCTGA